A stretch of DNA from Cherax quadricarinatus isolate ZL_2023a unplaced genomic scaffold, ASM3850222v1 Contig1686, whole genome shotgun sequence:
ctcctggccccgcctcttcactgatcgctactaggtcactctccctgaaccgtgagctttatcatacctctgcttaaagctatgtatggatcctgcctccactacatcgcttcccaaactattccacttactgactactctgtggctgaagaaatacttcctaacatccctgtgattcatctgtgtcttcaacttccaactgtgtccccttgttactgtgtccaatctctggaacatcctgtctttgtccaccttgtcaattcctctcagtattttgtatgtcgttatcatgtcccccctatctctcctgtcctccagtgtcgtcaggttgatttcccttaacctctcctcgtaggacatacctcttagctctgggaatagtcttgttgcaaacctttgcactttctctagtttctttacgtgcttggctaggtgtgggatccaaactggtgccgcatactccaatatgggcctaacgtacacggtgtacagggtcctgaacgattcctaattaagatgtcggaatgctgttctgaggtttgctaggcgcccatatgctgcagcatttatttggttgatgtgcgcttcaggagatgtgcctggtgttatactcaccccaagatctttttccttgattgaggtttgtagtctctggccccctagactgtactccgtctgcggtcttctttgcccttccctaatcttcatgactttgcacttggtgggattgaactccaggagccaattgctggaccaggtctgcagcctgtgtgtgtgtgtgtgtgtgtgtgtgtgtgtgtgtgagtgtgtgtgtgagtgtgtgtgtgagtgtgtgtgtgagtgtgtgtgtgagtgtgtgtgtgtgtgtgtgtatgtactcaccaagttgtactcacctagttgaggttgcaggggtcgagtccaagctcctggccaagcctcttcactggtcgctactaggtcactctccctgaaccgtgagctttatcattcctttgcttaaagctatgtatggatcctgcctccactacatcgcttcccaaactattccacttcctgactattctgtggctgaagaaatacttcttaacatccctgtgattcatctgtgtcttcaagttccaactgtgtcccttcgttgctgtgtgtgtgtgtcatgcccctatggttaaccttcctttaatattacattgcggtcatttcctttaatagctaaattggaaatgaacgtccttgtattattaagattaattcttattaacaattataatttatgtaacatggccatgataagtttaattggagctatagtaacctgcctgccgcccggtgtgccggtgtgtagttagccgtgatgttcgatggttatacccccccttccccccccccctttatgttcaactactctactgagtgttggtgagtcacgtcacgtgacccactttacctgtatgctcaaggttgagggacgagcagtgaagaagtagcagccaacgagaacactcctgctcgtctctggtaactggccaagatttattagccggcctggacatattctgttttattctgactgcttccaattgggaaacaagactttaatgtataaagtaatctccatttatatatatgttatatctaggatatCCTCCTAATCCTCTGTTTTGAAAGCCTTATGTATATGTTGGATACTACAGAAAAAACAtgtattcttaacttatatacgataattcgtatattataactggcttttgttatattatgaatatacttaattaaaattaggcattccggaggatcattattattaccctAACGTCTCTGACCAAAATTGTTATGCTCTCAAAAGGAAATAGttgttacaatacttggagtgtaacaagtgggggcctgtGTCCGGGAGCATAACACTGAATTTCCTTTAAAATGAATGTAGAAATGGCAGAGAGGTTTGAAGATATAACAAAGGAGAAATTACAAAATTTGAAGCTTCAATCTTGTTGGCAATTAGCACGAAGCTTGGGCATAAAATACGACAGGCATTTCACTGCCCAGACAGTCAGATGTATGATACAGAATGTCCTTTTTCCAGATGAGCAGGATCCAGAGATCGAGAATGGAGAAGCAGATATTCCTTCCTTTTTGAATTCTTTTCTACAGACGCCCGAGGCCGAAACTACGACGCTAACAACCCCTACTGGAGACGACGGACATGAACTTCCTGATACTCGGAAACGCTACGCTGCTACAACGACTCCAATTCCATCTCCAAGGACTATATGGGGAACAGAACTCAATCACACTAAAGAAACGGATCCAGGTAAACCATTTACAGATAGTTTTGAAACAGAACAAGAAGTCCTTTTGGATGATGAACACGTTCCACCTCAAATCTCTTTAGCCCTTCTGACTACTATTCAATCTAAGGAGAATTTTGAACGTCTAGAACGTATTTTATTGCTTCAAACCTCCTTTGTAGAAGCCCAGAGAAAGTTAAAAAGGGAGAATTTTGAACGTGAATCTTTGCTTTATGAACGGGAAGTACTGAGGAAGAAAAGAGAATCCAGTAATATGTATACAATCCCTTCATTTGACCTTGGTAAAGCAGCCTCTTTGATGCCTAAATTTACGGAGGATAATTTAGATTCATTTTTTGAAGCATTCGAAAATCAGGCGAAGGTGATGCAATGGCCTCCTAAATATTGGGCTGCTTTAATACATTCATCTTTAATAGGAAAAGCCCAAACCATAACTGCCAACTTACCTTTTGAACAATATTCTGATTATACTCAGGTAAAAGATTGTCTTCTGAAAGCTTATGATTTATTACCTGTCAGTTATTTGAAGATGTTTAGAACTCTGAAGAAATATCCTCAGCAGTCTTGGGTGGACTTTGCCAGGGAAAAGCTCTCTGCTTTCGAGCGTTGGCGTAGGGCCGCGGGAGCCGCCTCAGTCGAGTCACTTTCCCAGCTGATGTTGCATGAAgacctttttaaatattttccagaGAGGGTGCATACTTATCTTTTGACATTTCCCACTACTAACTTGTTAGATACTGCTGCCCACGCAGATCACTTTGAAATTTCCCATGCTATAACCACAGAAATGTCTAAGGCCCCGGAAAAGAAATCTACCTCCCAAGGTTTTAGTTCAAGATTGACGGCTAGGAAAGCTCCAGCTGGCGAACCTTTGAAGGTGTATTCAGACAAAAAACAGGTGACAAACGGCTCTTTCTCCAGACAGTATCCTAAAGATCAATTACCACTGTGCCTTTTTTGTAAAAAGTTAGGTCATAGACAGTCCCAGTGTTGGCATAAACAGCGGGATGATAAAACCCAACCAAGAGGGAGATATCCTACCCAGGTAATAAATTCCTCTCGGAAGTATGAAACTCTGGatgatgaatctctaccttttcAGGCCTCATCTAGCAGACCGTCTAATAGATGACTTTACCACGACAGTGCTTCAGAAGAAAAGGTCCGAGTAGCTATGGAACCCTACTTTTCCCAGGGGAAGTTCGGACTCTGTAAAGAGAGGTTAGTAAATATCACGACCTTTCGAGATACTGGCAGCTATCTCTCTTTATTAAGATCAAACCTGGTAAAGTTACCTACTAGTAGAGAACCCCGGCTAGACGTATTATTAGAGGCTTACGGAGGCACAATAATAAAGGTCCCTATTATAAGGATTTATGTAGAACTGCCTGGATATGTAGGCTGGATCAATGTGGGACTTTCAGATAAACCTTTTCCCATTGCCGGCGTGGATCTATTAATCGGGAACGAAATTGATCAATTGGAGATACCCAGAGAGCCTCTGGTTTTAGATAATCCTTGTGATGTAAATTATGCCTTAGAAGCCTCTGAGGCAGGGCTAGATTTATTTCCCCTTAATGTGGTCACCAGAGCCATGGCTAAGAACTCTAACAATTTGGATATTCAACAGCCTTTAGAAATGTCCGATGAATTAGGTTTGAACTTCCTGTTTAGCGAAGCAATTCAGTCGAGACCCACAGGTGACAAAGTTTTACCAGTCCCTGCGGACCTAGCTAGAAAATGTAATAAAGAAGAATTTCTTTTAGCTCTAAAGGACGATAAAAGTTTAACCAATAAGGATAAAGAGGAAGGTTACCTTTTAGATGAAAACGGTTTTCTTTGGAAgagaaataatgataatgatttgAGTTCAAAAGGAAACTTGTTAGTGGTGCCATCGCCCTTACGTAATATGGTATTTGAACTAGCACATGATAATCCACTGGGAGGTCATTTAGGATCTCGTAAGACAGAGAAAAAgataaggaaatattttttttggccTCAGATGAGGACTTATATTGCTGACAAACTACGGAAATGCCACGTTTGTCAAATAATAGGCAAAACGGCACACAATCCCGCGTCTGCCCCTTTACTTCCAATAAAATGTCCTGAAGAACCTTTTGAAAGATTAGTTATTGATTGTGTAGGACCGTTGCCCCGCACAAAAAGGGGTAACCAGTATATCTTCACTATCATAGATATGGCAACTCGGTATCCTGATGCTATCCCAATGTCCAAAATTAATTCCAGAAATATAGTAAGAGCTTTAATACGCTTCTTTGCTCAAGTAGGCATACCACGTGAAATTCAATC
This window harbors:
- the LOC138851701 gene encoding uncharacterized protein: MNVEMAERFEDITKEKLQNLKLQSCWQLARSLGIKYDRHFTAQTVRCMIQNVLFPDEQDPEIENGEADIPSFLNSFLQTPEAETTTLTTPTGDDGHELPDTRKRYAATTTPIPSPRTIWGTELNHTKETDPGLI